Proteins encoded by one window of Chitinivorax sp. PXF-14:
- a CDS encoding HAD family hydrolase produces the protein MQRLVIFDLDHTLLAGDSDVEWPRFLIKRGILDAATTQRQNDAFYEQYKAGTLNMDEFLAFSLAPLARFTMDELATLHADYMAEHILPIITAKARELVAGHKAQGDLVMIITATNRFVTSPIADELGIEHLIATEAEVVEGRYTGKPTGIPSFQAGKITRLEHWLAERERTLDDFDETWFYSDSKNDLPLLERVTHPVAVNPDTMLKAVAEEQGWPIIHTH, from the coding sequence ATGCAACGACTCGTCATCTTCGATCTCGACCACACCCTGCTCGCCGGCGATAGCGATGTCGAGTGGCCGCGTTTCCTGATCAAGCGCGGCATACTCGACGCCGCCACCACGCAGCGCCAGAACGACGCCTTCTACGAGCAATACAAGGCCGGCACGCTGAACATGGACGAATTCCTCGCCTTCAGCCTCGCGCCGCTCGCACGCTTCACCATGGATGAGCTTGCCACGCTGCATGCCGACTACATGGCCGAACACATCCTGCCCATCATCACAGCCAAGGCGCGCGAGCTCGTCGCCGGCCACAAGGCGCAGGGCGACCTGGTGATGATCATCACCGCCACCAACCGTTTCGTGACCTCGCCGATCGCCGATGAACTGGGGATCGAGCACCTGATCGCCACCGAGGCCGAGGTCGTGGAAGGCCGCTACACCGGCAAGCCGACCGGCATCCCGAGCTTTCAGGCCGGCAAGATCACGCGGCTCGAACACTGGCTCGCCGAGCGCGAGCGGACGCTCGATGATTTCGACGAAACCTGGTTCTACAGCGACTCGAAGAACGACCTGCCGCTGCTCGAACGTGTCACCCACCCGGTAGCCGTCAATCCCGACACGATGCTCAAGGCCGTTGCCGAAGAGCAAGGCTGGCCCATCATCCA
- the hda gene encoding DnaA regulatory inactivator Hda yields the protein MTAERCPAARLPHAFHTALVKQLLLNLHPALPASFDNYIGGGNEQAREALMAALTSAQAERMLYLWGEPGSGRSHLLQAAIREAQAAGQLAAYVDCAQLFEPDDALGEYDCVALDNVEHLGPAAQVVVFSIYNRLREARGVLVAAGPCPPSQLPLRADLTTRFGWGLVYQLQPLSDTDKIQALQQHASERGFSLNQEVCDYLLLRWRRDLPSLLAVIDELDRASLEQQRQVTLPLLREVLQRQAHQGQQALF from the coding sequence ATGACCGCCGAACGCTGCCCGGCAGCACGGCTGCCGCACGCATTCCACACCGCCCTCGTGAAACAACTGCTGCTCAATCTGCACCCGGCCCTGCCCGCGTCGTTCGATAACTATATCGGCGGCGGTAACGAGCAGGCGCGCGAGGCGCTGATGGCGGCGCTGACGTCGGCGCAGGCCGAGCGCATGCTGTACCTGTGGGGCGAACCGGGCTCTGGGCGCAGCCACCTGCTGCAGGCGGCTATCCGCGAGGCGCAGGCAGCCGGCCAGCTCGCGGCCTATGTCGATTGCGCGCAGCTGTTCGAGCCGGACGATGCGCTGGGCGAGTACGATTGCGTCGCGCTCGACAATGTCGAGCATCTCGGCCCTGCCGCGCAGGTCGTCGTATTCAGCATCTACAACCGGCTGCGCGAGGCGCGCGGCGTGCTGGTAGCCGCCGGCCCGTGCCCGCCGTCGCAATTGCCCTTGCGGGCCGACCTGACGACACGCTTCGGCTGGGGCCTGGTCTACCAGCTGCAGCCGCTGTCGGACACGGACAAGATCCAGGCCCTGCAACAGCATGCGAGCGAACGCGGCTTCAGCCTGAACCAGGAAGTCTGCGACTACCTGCTGCTGCGCTGGCGGCGCGACCTGCCCTCGCTGCTGGCCGTGATCGACGAACTCGACCGCGCCTCGCTCGAACAGCAGCGTCAGGTCACCCTGCCACTACTGCGCGAGGTGCTGCAGCGGCAGGCGCACCAGGGCCAGCAAGCACTCTTTTGA
- the purM gene encoding phosphoribosylformylglycinamidine cyclo-ligase yields MSTANPTSLSYRDAGVDIDAGDQLVENIKPFAKRTMRPEVLGGIGGFGALVEISKKYKEPVLVSGTDGVGTKLKLAFELDRHDTVGIDLVAMSVNDILVQGAEPLFFLDYFACGKLDVSRATDVVKGIAAGCEQAGCALIGGETAEMPGMYPVGEYDLAGFAVGVVEKANIITGKTIQPGDVVLGLKSNGAHSNGYSLVRKIIERSNPDLNAEFDGGKSLADCIMAPTRIYVKPLLKLMAEMPVKGMAHITGGGITENVPRVLPDNVVAQIDKNAWPLPKLFQWLQAEGRVAEGEMYRTFNCGIGMVVIVATELADKAQALLAAEGETVYRLGTVRARNGDEHQTQVA; encoded by the coding sequence TTGAGCACCGCCAACCCAACTTCCCTCAGCTATCGCGATGCAGGCGTCGATATCGACGCAGGCGATCAACTGGTCGAGAACATCAAGCCTTTTGCCAAGCGCACTATGCGCCCGGAAGTGCTCGGCGGGATTGGCGGCTTCGGTGCACTGGTCGAAATCTCGAAGAAATATAAGGAGCCGGTGCTGGTATCCGGTACCGATGGCGTCGGCACCAAGCTCAAGCTCGCGTTCGAGCTCGATCGCCATGACACCGTCGGCATCGACCTGGTCGCCATGAGCGTCAACGACATCCTGGTACAAGGTGCCGAGCCGCTGTTCTTCCTCGACTACTTCGCCTGCGGCAAGCTCGACGTGTCGCGCGCCACCGATGTGGTCAAGGGCATCGCCGCCGGCTGCGAACAGGCTGGTTGCGCGCTGATCGGTGGCGAAACGGCCGAAATGCCGGGTATGTACCCGGTCGGCGAATACGATCTGGCCGGCTTTGCCGTTGGTGTGGTGGAGAAGGCCAATATCATCACCGGCAAGACGATCCAGCCCGGCGATGTGGTGCTGGGCCTGAAGTCCAACGGCGCACACTCCAACGGCTACTCGCTGGTACGCAAGATCATCGAGCGCAGCAACCCCGATCTGAACGCCGAGTTCGACGGCGGCAAGTCGCTGGCCGACTGCATCATGGCGCCGACGCGCATCTACGTGAAACCTTTGCTGAAACTGATGGCCGAAATGCCGGTCAAGGGCATGGCGCACATCACTGGCGGTGGCATCACCGAGAACGTGCCGCGCGTGCTGCCCGACAACGTGGTCGCGCAGATCGACAAGAATGCATGGCCGCTGCCGAAGCTGTTCCAGTGGCTGCAGGCCGAGGGCCGCGTGGCAGAGGGCGAAATGTATCGCACCTTCAATTGCGGTATCGGCATGGTCGTCATCGTCGCGACAGAGCTGGCGGATAAGGCGCAAGCGCTGCTGGCGGCCGAGGGCGAGACGGTTTATCGCCTCGGCACGGTGCGTGCACGCAACGGCGACGAGCACCAGACACAAGTCGCGTAA
- the purN gene encoding phosphoribosylglycinamide formyltransferase: MKKVVILISGRGSNMEAILRAQPPVEFAAVISNKADAAGLETARAHGIPTAVLSHKGFDSREAFDAELARLIDGYTPDLIVLAGFMRILSEGFVRHYEGRMINIHPSLLPAFTGLNTHARAIDEGCKLHGCTVHFVTGELDHGPIIAQAAVPVLNDDTPETLSARVLVQEHRLYPEAVRWFAEDRLSLLDGKVRVRLDTVDPSASLRFPA; the protein is encoded by the coding sequence ATGAAGAAAGTCGTTATTCTCATCTCCGGCCGTGGCAGCAATATGGAGGCCATTTTGCGGGCACAGCCACCGGTCGAGTTCGCCGCCGTGATCTCGAACAAGGCCGATGCGGCGGGGCTGGAGACCGCCCGTGCGCATGGCATCCCGACTGCGGTGCTGTCGCACAAGGGCTTCGATAGCCGCGAGGCCTTCGATGCCGAGCTGGCCCGGCTGATCGACGGCTATACGCCGGACCTGATCGTGCTGGCTGGCTTCATGCGCATCCTGTCCGAAGGCTTCGTGCGCCATTACGAAGGCCGCATGATCAATATCCACCCCTCGCTGCTGCCGGCCTTCACCGGCCTCAACACCCATGCGCGTGCGATCGACGAAGGCTGCAAGTTGCATGGCTGTACCGTGCATTTCGTCACGGGCGAGCTCGACCACGGGCCGATCATCGCCCAGGCCGCCGTGCCGGTGCTCAACGACGACACGCCCGAGACCCTGTCCGCGCGCGTGCTGGTGCAGGAGCACCGCCTCTACCCCGAAGCGGTGCGCTGGTTTGCGGAAGATCGCCTGAGCCTGCTGGACGGCAAGGTCCGCGTCCGTCTCGACACGGTGGACCCGTCGGCTTCGCTGCGGTTTCCGGCCTAG
- a CDS encoding DUF3108 domain-containing protein, whose protein sequence is MKRWLTRTLIFAAILSVIGHFLTIFGEDIWSIADALLNGKEIEVRKTERQLDEQEIALEGAAIGDKPKLKPLVDKLNVYLVPAASLKPKAAKAAHKPVVAPKPRPAPKPAPKPEAQAKPVELAAVPTTDTVAASTPSEAPTPVPPPAAAVTPPAADAPAPPAAVAVAEPAAPQDAQLSQGKAFPADVKIHYLLYGVLEGAMSWKQDGNHYTIELNAAGFGKSISLRSRGTMSKDGLKPDEYLEFRDNKLDSPKFVVKFDWANGVVNYGEPNALKNDKLEKIGYDMLSLFFQAAIRGKTLMSSDVQIVTGKKIYHQKFHIEGESTIHVQGAGDITALALNGENERGKFAFWLAPGWHNLPVRAKVDASDGRSFVLDASLVEVNGKTLLARPKREPPRPRKDR, encoded by the coding sequence ATGAAGCGCTGGCTGACCCGAACTCTGATCTTTGCGGCGATCCTGTCGGTGATCGGCCATTTTCTCACCATTTTTGGTGAAGATATCTGGTCCATTGCCGACGCGCTGCTCAACGGCAAGGAAATCGAGGTCCGCAAGACCGAGCGCCAGCTCGATGAACAGGAGATCGCGCTCGAAGGGGCCGCAATCGGCGACAAGCCCAAGCTCAAGCCGCTTGTGGACAAGCTCAACGTCTACCTGGTGCCGGCGGCGTCGCTGAAGCCGAAGGCAGCCAAGGCGGCGCACAAGCCGGTGGTGGCACCCAAACCACGGCCTGCGCCCAAACCGGCGCCCAAGCCAGAGGCCCAGGCCAAGCCCGTCGAGCTGGCGGCGGTGCCGACAACGGATACGGTTGCCGCATCGACACCGTCCGAGGCACCAACACCCGTGCCGCCCCCTGCCGCTGCCGTCACCCCCCCCGCGGCAGACGCCCCGGCGCCGCCCGCCGCGGTGGCCGTCGCCGAGCCTGCGGCGCCCCAGGATGCGCAGCTGTCGCAGGGCAAGGCCTTCCCGGCTGATGTGAAGATTCATTACCTGCTCTATGGTGTGCTCGAAGGCGCGATGAGCTGGAAGCAGGACGGCAACCACTACACGATAGAACTCAACGCGGCCGGCTTCGGCAAGAGCATTTCACTGCGCAGCCGCGGCACGATGAGCAAGGACGGCCTCAAGCCCGACGAGTATCTGGAGTTCCGCGACAACAAGCTCGACAGCCCCAAGTTCGTGGTGAAGTTCGACTGGGCCAACGGCGTGGTCAACTATGGCGAGCCCAATGCGCTGAAGAACGACAAGCTCGAGAAGATCGGCTACGACATGCTGTCGCTGTTCTTCCAGGCCGCGATCCGGGGCAAGACGCTGATGTCGTCGGATGTGCAGATCGTCACCGGCAAGAAGATTTATCACCAGAAGTTTCATATCGAAGGCGAATCGACGATTCACGTTCAGGGCGCGGGCGATATCACCGCGCTGGCGCTCAACGGCGAGAACGAGCGTGGCAAGTTCGCCTTCTGGCTGGCGCCCGGCTGGCACAACCTGCCCGTGCGCGCCAAGGTCGATGCGTCCGATGGCCGTTCGTTCGTGCTCGATGCCAGCCTGGTCGAGGTCAACGGCAAGACGCTGCTGGCCCGCCCCAAGCGCGAACCACCCCGGCCGCGCAAAGATCGTTGA
- a CDS encoding RsmB/NOP family class I SAM-dependent RNA methyltransferase, with amino-acid sequence MTPTQFDATLTALRALLPMTQPADAVLSRFFREHHKLGPTDRNVIAEALFGILRRRMMLEAVIEKPTPRALLLAYLVKLNGMNPKALADYAPEADIKALGRVKAIKAEELPINVQAEFPQWLYDRLKALMDDEAILAFGRGFQQSAPLDLRVNTQLANRDEVLAALGAGGGDVVPTPYSPLGLRLAGKPALNKHPLFLNGKIEVQDEGSQLLGLLLAPKRGEMVVDFCAGAGGKTLLLGALMASTGRVYAFDVAEKRLSNLKPRLKRSGLSNVHPQLIAHEHDARIKRLAGKIDRVLVDAPCSGLGTLRRNPDLRYRQSAQSVTELTAKQASILAAAANLLKVGGRLVYATCSFLPEENERIVEAFLAAHPDFALVPAGEVLAQQKIALEMGDYLKLTPHQHGTDGFFAAVLTRR; translated from the coding sequence ATGACACCGACTCAATTCGACGCCACCCTGACCGCGCTGCGCGCGCTGCTGCCGATGACCCAGCCTGCAGATGCGGTACTGTCGCGCTTTTTCCGTGAGCATCACAAGCTCGGCCCGACCGACCGCAATGTGATCGCCGAGGCGCTGTTCGGCATCCTGCGCCGCCGCATGATGCTTGAAGCCGTGATCGAGAAGCCGACGCCACGCGCCCTGCTGCTGGCCTACCTGGTCAAGCTCAACGGCATGAACCCCAAGGCGCTTGCCGATTACGCGCCCGAGGCCGACATCAAGGCGCTGGGCCGGGTCAAGGCGATCAAGGCGGAGGAGCTGCCGATCAACGTGCAGGCCGAGTTCCCGCAGTGGCTCTACGACAGGCTCAAGGCCCTGATGGACGACGAGGCCATCCTCGCCTTCGGGCGCGGCTTCCAGCAATCCGCGCCGCTCGATCTGCGCGTCAATACGCAGCTTGCCAACCGTGACGAGGTACTCGCCGCGCTCGGTGCCGGCGGCGGCGATGTCGTGCCGACCCCGTATTCGCCGCTGGGCCTGCGCCTTGCCGGCAAACCTGCCTTGAACAAGCACCCGCTGTTCCTCAACGGCAAGATCGAGGTGCAGGATGAAGGTAGCCAGCTGCTGGGGCTGCTGCTGGCGCCCAAGCGCGGCGAGATGGTGGTGGATTTCTGTGCCGGCGCCGGTGGCAAGACCTTGCTGCTTGGCGCGCTGATGGCGTCCACCGGCCGTGTCTATGCCTTCGACGTCGCGGAAAAGCGCCTCAGCAACCTGAAGCCCCGCCTCAAGCGCTCGGGCCTGTCGAATGTGCATCCGCAACTGATCGCGCATGAACACGATGCGCGCATCAAGCGCCTTGCCGGCAAGATCGACCGCGTGCTGGTCGACGCGCCGTGCTCGGGGCTGGGCACCTTGCGCCGCAATCCCGACCTGCGCTATCGCCAGTCCGCGCAAAGTGTGACCGAGCTGACCGCCAAGCAGGCATCGATTCTCGCGGCAGCGGCCAATCTGTTGAAGGTGGGCGGGCGGCTGGTGTATGCGACCTGCTCCTTCCTGCCGGAAGAGAACGAACGGATCGTCGAGGCTTTCCTTGCGGCACACCCCGATTTTGCGCTGGTACCGGCCGGTGAAGTGCTGGCGCAACAGAAGATTGCGCTGGAGATGGGGGATTACCTCAAGCTCACACCGCACCAGCATGGCACCGATGGCTTCTTTGCCGCCGTGCTGACACGGCGCTAG
- the fliD gene encoding flagellar filament capping protein FliD, with amino-acid sequence MIGSINSAYVGLYNPYGVLQPTDLLRDSEIGRLRGQGNGLLAAGSNQSLNRAVDSTQVRLSDVGKLRSALDTFRTTLSSLSSLDSVAPLRATSSNENVARATASTAAKDSPAIELSVSQLATQQVLQSQPVSNADSTIVGSGTLKIEIGSTSSNGFSASSSSTVNITSGNGTLGGIAAAINNAKAGVTASVVTADDGSAKLQLTAARAGSNNTVRLTVSDNDGKNTDSSGLSQLAFDTTATAGNGRNLTETTAASNAQLTIDGRGFVSNGNTTGNAITGLTLELRGTGQTTLNVARDQKTFSQSAEQFVNAVNQLQQGTAALRDDSLINRSLTQLDTQLANATSGIGRNQLTLADIGITRNNNGQLTVDQNKLASTFAAAPEGAAKLLSDTASSLGSAIDRTLSPQGELSFASKSLERSLASLQTTRDILRTPDTQSYYGVPAQSLQSLFNYAPRQGSSAGISRYLAVSGV; translated from the coding sequence ATGATCGGCTCGATCAACTCTGCGTATGTCGGCCTCTACAACCCTTATGGGGTCCTCCAGCCGACAGATTTGTTGCGCGACAGCGAAATTGGCCGTTTACGCGGTCAAGGGAACGGTCTGCTGGCGGCCGGGAGCAATCAAAGTCTCAACCGCGCCGTCGATAGCACGCAGGTCCGTCTCTCCGATGTGGGTAAGCTGCGGTCTGCCCTCGACACGTTCCGCACCACCCTCTCGTCACTCTCCAGCCTCGATTCGGTCGCACCCTTGCGGGCGACGTCGAGCAACGAGAACGTGGCTCGCGCCACGGCGAGCACAGCCGCCAAGGATAGCCCCGCCATCGAGCTCAGCGTCAGTCAGCTCGCCACGCAGCAGGTATTGCAAAGCCAGCCCGTCAGCAACGCCGACAGCACCATCGTCGGCAGCGGCACGCTGAAGATCGAGATCGGCAGCACCAGCAGCAATGGCTTCAGCGCATCCTCCAGCAGTACGGTCAACATCACGAGTGGCAACGGCACGCTCGGCGGCATCGCGGCAGCCATCAACAATGCGAAGGCCGGCGTCACCGCGAGCGTCGTCACGGCCGATGACGGCAGCGCAAAGCTGCAGCTCACGGCAGCACGGGCCGGCAGCAACAACACGGTGCGGCTGACGGTAAGCGACAACGATGGCAAGAATACGGACAGCAGCGGCCTATCGCAGCTGGCTTTCGATACGACCGCGACGGCGGGCAATGGCCGCAACCTGACTGAGACCACGGCAGCGAGCAATGCGCAGCTGACGATCGACGGGCGCGGCTTCGTCAGCAATGGCAACACCACCGGCAACGCGATCACCGGGCTGACACTGGAACTGCGCGGCACGGGCCAGACCACGCTGAATGTCGCACGCGACCAGAAAACCTTCAGCCAGTCGGCGGAGCAATTCGTCAACGCGGTCAACCAGCTGCAGCAGGGTACCGCCGCCTTGCGCGACGACTCGCTGATCAATCGCAGCCTGACGCAGCTCGATACCCAGCTCGCCAACGCAACGAGCGGCATCGGCCGCAACCAGCTGACCCTGGCGGACATCGGCATCACCCGCAACAACAACGGCCAGCTGACGGTGGATCAGAACAAACTGGCCAGCACCTTTGCGGCAGCTCCCGAAGGCGCCGCCAAGCTGTTGAGCGATACCGCCAGCAGTCTCGGCAGTGCGATCGACCGCACGCTGAGCCCGCAAGGTGAGCTCAGCTTTGCCAGCAAGTCGCTCGAACGCTCGCTGGCGAGCCTGCAGACGACGCGCGACATCCTGCGCACACCGGATACGCAAAGCTATTACGGCGTGCCGGCGCAGTCGCTGCAATCGCTGTTCAACTACGCGCCGCGGCAAGGCAGCAGCGCCGGGATCAGCCGTTACCTGGCTGTCTCGGGCGTCTGA
- a CDS encoding YdgA family protein, with protein sequence MALNRRVAIGLGAGLVGVALVYSGAAWWAGISAERALKEQEQQLSKLPYFKIKAAAYHRGWFSAEQEVTLELSDSLTWPYQLYLKYADKPYQPITLSYRQHVRHGPFPLLAQFDPRPYKAVVTTELLLSDDMKTKLKPFFGNQPPVSFENRVGFNNDGEIAVRVPSVNYEEAISGIKIGWKGLNATFAYNGGYDRFRIDGQMPGLALDAAGKATVNLQALRFGGATTRGVAGLLLGDSHASLQSVAVDIKESTPFAATLENISYRTVSSAQGDFINADGQLNFGALLLDGKRYGPAALEGAARHLHAPTLAKLDASITQLQREALTDDQAAGKAMALLKDNGLPLLRNDPELQLKSLSIKLPEGEVKAKGDIKLTGFVDQDLEQPVQLLNKISAHADLRLPKPVVEAYVRLLVRNVLISRSGRDMTPEQVAEMDNLARQLVQGQVANLIEQKLIRDEGQTLVITAAWAKGRLDINGQDVPLPWQAPQPLPAAQATTH encoded by the coding sequence TTGGCGCTTAATCGTAGGGTAGCAATCGGCCTCGGGGCCGGCTTGGTCGGCGTGGCACTGGTGTATTCCGGCGCCGCCTGGTGGGCGGGCATTTCAGCGGAGCGTGCGCTGAAAGAACAGGAGCAGCAACTCTCCAAGCTGCCCTATTTCAAGATCAAGGCGGCGGCCTACCATCGCGGCTGGTTCTCGGCCGAGCAGGAGGTCACACTGGAGCTCTCGGATAGCCTGACCTGGCCTTACCAGCTCTATCTCAAATACGCCGACAAGCCCTATCAGCCGATCACGCTCAGCTATCGCCAGCACGTCAGGCACGGCCCCTTCCCGCTGCTGGCCCAGTTCGATCCGCGCCCCTACAAGGCCGTGGTGACGACCGAGCTGCTGCTGTCGGACGACATGAAGACCAAGCTCAAACCCTTCTTCGGCAACCAGCCGCCGGTGTCGTTCGAGAACCGGGTCGGCTTCAACAACGACGGCGAAATCGCGGTGCGCGTGCCAAGCGTCAACTACGAAGAGGCGATCAGCGGCATCAAGATCGGCTGGAAGGGCTTGAACGCCACCTTCGCCTACAACGGTGGCTACGACCGCTTCCGCATCGACGGCCAGATGCCCGGCCTGGCGCTCGATGCCGCGGGCAAGGCAACCGTCAACCTCCAGGCATTGCGCTTTGGCGGCGCGACGACGCGCGGCGTGGCCGGCCTGCTGCTCGGCGACAGCCATGCCTCGCTGCAGTCGGTTGCCGTCGACATCAAGGAATCGACACCGTTCGCCGCCACGCTCGAAAACATCAGCTACCGCACCGTCAGCTCGGCGCAGGGTGATTTCATCAACGCCGACGGCCAGCTCAATTTCGGCGCCTTACTGCTCGACGGCAAGCGCTACGGCCCGGCAGCGCTCGAAGGCGCAGCGCGGCACCTGCATGCGCCGACGCTGGCCAAGCTCGACGCCTCGATCACCCAGCTGCAGCGCGAGGCGCTGACCGACGACCAGGCCGCAGGCAAAGCCATGGCGCTACTGAAGGACAACGGCCTGCCGCTGCTGCGCAACGACCCGGAACTCCAGCTCAAGTCACTCAGCATCAAGCTGCCGGAGGGTGAGGTCAAGGCCAAGGGCGACATCAAGCTGACAGGCTTTGTCGATCAGGACCTGGAACAGCCGGTGCAGTTGCTGAACAAGATCTCGGCGCACGCCGATCTGCGCCTGCCCAAACCGGTGGTCGAGGCCTATGTGCGCCTGCTCGTGCGCAATGTACTGATCAGCCGCTCGGGCCGCGACATGACGCCGGAGCAGGTAGCCGAGATGGACAACCTGGCGCGCCAACTGGTGCAGGGCCAGGTCGCCAACCTGATCGAGCAGAAGCTGATCCGCGACGAAGGCCAGACCCTGGTCATCACCGCGGCTTGGGCCAAGGGCCGGCTCGACATCAACGGCCAGGATGTGCCGCTCCCGTGGCAGGCGCCCCAGCCGCTCCCTGCGGCACAAGCCACGACTCACTGA
- a CDS encoding mechanosensitive ion channel family protein, with protein sequence MENDQIHNLIADAIDDLQHVAVLWQIGVIVASLGLAWVLSRAIRGWFRSDQPGWEVGAAGINRALFPITALMFVLLGRSVLSHFFSVKILKVAVPLLLSMAAIRVAVYMLRYIFPQGRLVARFERYIGIVVWAALALHIMGWLPEVLSALDDLGFSVGRHRVSLLIILSSILWFSLTLLSAMWLGSFIEQRVMQASDLDLNMRVVLTKIIRALLIVVGVMVALPLVGIDITMLSVFSGAFGVGLGLGLQKIASNYVSGFVILLDRSIRPGDFVVIDNRAGNITRLTARYVVVKGLDGSEAIIPNETLVTQTVVNRSYTDRNTAVDMVVQVAYESDLRQVQQIMLDAIRGEPRVLAQPGPSVCLETFADSGVNMKAVFWIKDPENGQLGLKSNINFKIWDAFKQAGIEIPYPRRDIQLLNAAELTQVNAR encoded by the coding sequence ATGGAAAACGACCAAATCCACAACCTGATAGCCGATGCGATCGACGACCTGCAGCACGTGGCGGTGCTGTGGCAGATCGGCGTGATCGTTGCCAGCCTGGGCCTGGCCTGGGTATTGAGCCGGGCGATACGCGGCTGGTTCCGCTCCGACCAGCCGGGCTGGGAGGTCGGAGCTGCCGGTATCAACCGCGCCCTGTTCCCGATCACGGCCCTGATGTTCGTCCTGCTCGGCCGTAGCGTGCTGTCCCATTTTTTCAGCGTCAAGATACTCAAGGTCGCGGTGCCGCTGCTGCTGTCGATGGCGGCGATCCGCGTGGCCGTCTACATGCTGCGCTATATCTTTCCGCAGGGGCGCCTGGTCGCGCGCTTCGAGCGCTATATTGGCATCGTGGTGTGGGCCGCGCTGGCACTGCACATCATGGGCTGGCTGCCGGAGGTGCTGTCGGCACTGGATGACCTGGGCTTCAGTGTGGGGCGCCACCGTGTATCGCTGCTGATCATTCTTTCCAGCATCCTGTGGTTCTCGCTGACGCTGCTGTCGGCGATGTGGCTCGGCAGCTTCATCGAGCAGCGCGTGATGCAGGCGAGCGACCTCGATCTCAATATGCGCGTGGTGCTCACCAAGATCATCCGCGCCCTGTTGATCGTGGTCGGCGTGATGGTGGCGCTGCCGCTGGTCGGCATCGACATCACCATGCTGTCGGTGTTCAGCGGCGCGTTTGGCGTCGGCCTCGGCCTGGGGTTGCAGAAGATCGCGAGCAACTACGTGAGCGGCTTCGTGATCTTGCTCGATCGCTCGATCCGCCCGGGTGACTTCGTGGTCATCGACAACAGGGCCGGCAATATCACCCGGCTGACCGCGCGCTATGTGGTCGTCAAAGGGCTCGACGGCTCAGAAGCGATCATTCCAAACGAGACGCTGGTCACGCAGACGGTGGTCAACCGCTCCTACACCGATCGCAATACGGCGGTTGATATGGTGGTCCAGGTGGCGTACGAGAGCGACCTGCGCCAAGTGCAGCAGATCATGCTCGATGCGATCCGCGGCGAGCCGCGCGTGCTGGCCCAGCCGGGGCCGTCCGTCTGCCTGGAAACCTTCGCCGACAGCGGCGTCAACATGAAGGCGGTGTTCTGGATCAAAGACCCGGAGAACGGCCAGCTAGGACTCAAATCGAACATCAATTTCAAGATATGGGATGCCTTCAAACAGGCGGGGATTGAAATCCCCTACCCACGCCGCGACATACAGCTGCTTAACGCGGCGGAGTTGACGCAAGTCAATGCGCGATGA